Proteins from a genomic interval of Niabella soli DSM 19437:
- a CDS encoding SprT-like domain-containing protein produces MPKKQVPMGQLADYLPDATFEPVLAYLNQYKVHLTIAKSRTSVLGDYRHKIDTQHHRISVNGNLNRYAFLITLLHELAHLVTFERHGRRVASHGREWKNNYGQLLAQFIEKKIFPKDIEAELQRSLHNPGASSCSEEGLQRVLYRYDAHKKHYYLVEELPQGTLFALPDGRVFKKGKKRTKRFECTEMKTGKLYLFSPIHEVYAPKEI; encoded by the coding sequence ATGCCTAAGAAACAAGTCCCTATGGGGCAACTGGCCGATTATCTGCCGGATGCTACTTTTGAGCCGGTGCTGGCATATCTCAATCAATATAAGGTGCATCTTACTATTGCCAAAAGCCGGACCTCCGTCCTGGGCGATTACCGGCATAAAATCGATACGCAACATCACCGGATCAGTGTAAATGGCAACCTGAACCGGTATGCATTCCTGATAACCTTATTGCACGAGCTGGCCCACCTGGTTACTTTTGAACGGCACGGAAGGCGCGTGGCATCACATGGTCGCGAGTGGAAAAACAATTACGGGCAACTGCTGGCCCAGTTCATCGAAAAAAAGATCTTCCCGAAGGATATTGAAGCGGAGCTGCAGCGCTCCCTCCATAATCCTGGAGCCTCCAGTTGTTCGGAGGAAGGATTGCAACGGGTTTTGTACCGTTACGACGCGCATAAAAAACATTATTACCTGGTGGAAGAACTGCCCCAGGGAACCTTGTTTGCCTTACCGGACGGTCGCGTTTTTAAAAAAGGGAAAAAGCGCACCAAGCGGTTTGAATGTACCGAAATGAAAACAGGCAAACTGTACCTGTTCAGCCCCATACACGAAGTATATGCGCCGAAGGAAATATAA
- a CDS encoding AtpZ/AtpI family protein: MKKGSPRSWLKYIGLTAQLLALILFSVYAGLWLDKKLQVSPLFLIVLPLAVLGGAFYNLYKETNKKNPDE, encoded by the coding sequence TTGAAAAAAGGCTCACCCCGATCGTGGTTAAAATATATCGGTCTTACCGCACAGTTGCTGGCACTGATCCTGTTTTCAGTGTATGCAGGTCTGTGGCTGGACAAAAAGCTGCAGGTATCGCCGCTTTTCCTGATCGTACTACCTCTGGCTGTTTTGGGCGGTGCTTTTTACAATCTTTATAAAGAAACGAATAAGAAAAATCCCGATGAGTAA
- a CDS encoding glycoside hydrolase family 2 protein codes for MALQLAAGAGGAQTSRRVLSFNDDWEFKKGPGNFGKDTSYLNQEWEKITVPHTYNRTDMQLDKNFYTGDAFYKKKFLIGNALKGKRIFLRFEGVGSVATVYINGRYLTEHKGSFAAFSFEITHSVKYGQENIILVKANNAPRKDVIPVNNFLFPLYGGIYRPVAMIITNPVNITVTDYASPGIYITQKNVSAKSAAVNVKAKLENRERTIQYVIMQTLVKDAGGKEVLRTRKEIAVSPQGTTYAEQSFSMTNPHLWNGIKDPYLYTLTTSLIQNGKETDAVTQPLGLRHFELKAGEGMYLNGVKYPMHGVTRHQDRWQYGNALTHGQHVEDMNIIKEIGATTIRLAHYQQAEDMYALGDKMGFLIWAEIPFVNTTSFEETENARQQMTELVRQNMNHPSIYIWGLHNEVYAKTPDEHVPVLTRELNDIAKTNDPDRYTVSVSGYGEMNRPANLAADVQGMNRYYGWYEGKIGDLEGWAKGLEKNYPDYKVMLSEYGADGNMDQSSEQLPDPSKINPVSGQFFPENYQTETHIQQWAIIEKHPYILASYLWNTFEFAVPMWNRGGVNARNLKGLVSFDRKRKKDAFYWYKANWNPEPMIYLANRRDSIRTHEHTKVQVFSNLDHVTLTVNGATVKGTNGVNKRHWVFEPVILKKGMNKIVATGVSNGKTLRDEMEWTLE; via the coding sequence ATGGCGCTACAGCTTGCGGCAGGGGCAGGCGGGGCGCAAACCAGCCGCAGGGTACTCTCCTTTAACGACGACTGGGAGTTTAAAAAAGGCCCGGGGAATTTTGGGAAGGATACCTCATACCTGAACCAGGAATGGGAAAAAATAACCGTGCCGCATACCTACAATCGCACTGATATGCAGCTCGATAAAAATTTTTATACAGGAGATGCTTTTTACAAAAAGAAATTTTTAATAGGGAATGCGTTGAAGGGCAAACGTATCTTCCTGCGTTTTGAGGGAGTGGGCTCCGTGGCTACTGTTTATATCAACGGGCGCTATCTTACAGAGCACAAGGGAAGCTTTGCCGCTTTTTCATTTGAAATAACCCACTCGGTAAAATACGGACAGGAAAATATTATCCTGGTGAAGGCGAATAATGCGCCCCGGAAAGACGTGATCCCGGTAAACAATTTTCTGTTTCCTCTGTATGGAGGTATTTATCGCCCGGTAGCAATGATTATCACCAACCCGGTAAATATTACCGTTACGGACTATGCATCGCCCGGAATTTATATCACCCAAAAAAATGTTTCGGCAAAAAGTGCAGCAGTGAACGTAAAGGCGAAGCTGGAGAACAGGGAGCGTACTATTCAGTATGTTATCATGCAAACATTAGTAAAAGATGCGGGTGGAAAAGAAGTGTTGCGCACGCGTAAGGAGATTGCCGTAAGTCCGCAGGGAACCACTTATGCGGAGCAGTCCTTTTCAATGACAAATCCTCATTTATGGAATGGTATTAAGGACCCTTATTTATATACGTTAACAACTTCATTGATACAGAACGGAAAAGAAACAGACGCAGTAACACAGCCTCTTGGCCTGCGCCATTTTGAATTAAAGGCAGGAGAGGGGATGTACCTGAACGGCGTTAAATACCCCATGCACGGTGTTACCCGGCACCAGGATCGCTGGCAATATGGCAATGCGCTCACCCACGGGCAACATGTGGAGGATATGAATATTATTAAAGAGATCGGCGCCACAACCATTCGCCTGGCCCATTACCAGCAGGCGGAAGATATGTATGCGCTCGGCGATAAAATGGGTTTTCTGATCTGGGCGGAAATTCCGTTCGTAAATACCACTTCTTTTGAAGAAACGGAAAATGCCCGCCAGCAAATGACGGAGCTGGTGCGCCAGAATATGAATCACCCATCGATATATATATGGGGATTGCACAATGAAGTGTATGCTAAAACACCCGATGAGCATGTACCGGTGCTGACGCGTGAGCTGAACGATATTGCAAAAACAAATGACCCCGATCGTTATACCGTTTCTGTTTCGGGTTATGGCGAAATGAACCGCCCCGCGAATCTTGCTGCCGACGTGCAGGGAATGAACCGCTACTACGGGTGGTATGAAGGAAAGATCGGCGATCTGGAAGGATGGGCAAAGGGGCTTGAGAAGAATTACCCCGATTATAAGGTGATGCTATCTGAATATGGAGCCGATGGTAATATGGATCAATCTTCCGAACAATTGCCCGATCCGTCAAAGATCAACCCGGTGAGCGGTCAGTTTTTCCCGGAGAATTATCAGACGGAAACCCATATACAACAGTGGGCGATTATTGAAAAACATCCATATATCCTGGCTTCTTATTTATGGAATACTTTTGAGTTTGCCGTGCCGATGTGGAACCGTGGTGGGGTGAATGCCCGTAACCTGAAGGGGCTGGTAAGCTTCGACCGCAAGAGGAAAAAAGATGCCTTCTATTGGTATAAAGCCAACTGGAACCCTGAACCAATGATCTACCTGGCCAACAGGCGTGATAGCATACGTACCCATGAGCACACTAAGGTGCAGGTGTTCTCCAATCTTGACCACGTAACGCTTACGGTTAACGGGGCAACAGTAAAAGGAACGAATGGGGTGAATAAAAGACATTGGGTCTTTGAACCGGTAATACTTAAAAAAGGCATGAATAAAATTGTAGCAACGGGGGTGTCAAATGGGAAAACACTCAGGGATGAAATGGAATGGACGTTGGAATAA
- a CDS encoding alpha-L-fucosidase produces MKLNIFKATVILFLCCTLLQAKAQSWSGPQEKPKEHKELKYGPLHHGKRTDAAMQRFREYGLGQFIHWGVYAIAGGEWNGVKTNQASEWIRAWNGPTAPKDWKNTYDNLYKQFDPKNFDAKRWARQAKAMGARYVIFTTKHHDGFCMWPSKFSDYTVKETPYKKDIVKQIVDAYTDEGIDVYLYFSIIDWHNIDYRSGAPKTDEEKASYQRFLTYTRNQLFELMSNYPKMKGFWFDGTWDKAWIDSYAFTYQLEKDLRAAHPGLIIGSRFRNDEYGKRHFDSNGELLGDYEQGWERKLPAKYEWLDGNDWDCVMTIPPNGWGYIKDWSRFYTKTSYDLIDMLMHSVSMGGNFVLNFGPDGNGNMSPGEDVLAKQIGNWITLNKEAVYGVTHAPLEPCNYGYYTQKENNLYLTVFNRPVNNMVRIKLPKTATDVPVTASLLVNGASLKMKFTDIGLDLDRNVYFDITLPDNFVSKDPFVIKITTRKGKINAAELEKAHM; encoded by the coding sequence ATGAAATTAAATATTTTTAAAGCCACGGTCATATTGTTTTTATGCTGTACGTTGTTGCAGGCTAAAGCGCAATCCTGGAGCGGCCCGCAGGAGAAACCCAAAGAACATAAAGAACTGAAATATGGCCCGCTGCATCATGGCAAACGGACCGATGCGGCTATGCAGCGTTTCAGAGAGTATGGTCTGGGGCAGTTTATCCACTGGGGCGTATACGCGATCGCCGGCGGCGAATGGAACGGAGTGAAAACAAACCAGGCGTCAGAATGGATCCGCGCCTGGAACGGACCTACGGCACCAAAGGATTGGAAAAATACATATGATAACCTGTACAAGCAGTTTGACCCCAAAAACTTTGACGCCAAACGATGGGCCCGCCAGGCAAAGGCGATGGGCGCGCGTTACGTGATCTTTACTACCAAGCACCATGATGGTTTTTGTATGTGGCCCAGCAAATTTTCAGACTATACCGTAAAAGAAACACCGTATAAAAAAGATATTGTAAAACAGATCGTGGATGCCTACACGGATGAAGGCATTGATGTGTACCTCTACTTTTCGATCATCGATTGGCATAATATAGATTACAGGAGCGGGGCTCCTAAAACGGACGAAGAAAAAGCATCCTACCAGCGCTTTCTCACCTATACCCGCAACCAGCTTTTTGAGTTGATGAGTAATTATCCAAAGATGAAAGGCTTTTGGTTTGACGGTACCTGGGATAAGGCCTGGATCGATTCCTATGCTTTTACTTATCAGTTGGAAAAGGATCTGCGTGCGGCGCATCCTGGCCTGATCATTGGTAGCCGCTTTCGTAATGATGAATATGGTAAACGGCATTTTGATTCAAATGGAGAACTCCTGGGTGATTATGAACAGGGATGGGAGCGCAAGTTGCCAGCCAAATATGAATGGTTGGACGGTAACGACTGGGATTGTGTAATGACGATACCTCCAAACGGTTGGGGCTATATTAAAGACTGGTCGCGGTTTTATACAAAAACATCCTACGACCTGATCGATATGCTGATGCATTCCGTTTCTATGGGTGGCAACTTTGTATTGAATTTTGGTCCGGATGGCAACGGGAATATGAGCCCGGGGGAGGATGTGCTGGCCAAACAGATCGGCAATTGGATTACCTTAAATAAAGAGGCGGTTTATGGCGTAACGCATGCGCCGCTGGAACCCTGTAACTACGGCTATTATACGCAGAAAGAAAATAATTTGTATTTAACAGTATTTAACCGGCCGGTAAATAATATGGTCCGGATCAAATTACCCAAAACAGCTACCGATGTTCCGGTTACAGCAAGCCTGTTAGTGAACGGAGCTTCTTTAAAAATGAAATTTACTGATATCGGTCTGGACCTGGACCGTAACGTATATTTTGATATTACCCTGCCGGATAATTTTGTAAGCAAAGATCCTTTTGTGATAAAGATCACTACCCGCAAAGGAAAGATCAATGCTGCCGAACTGGAAAAGGCACATATGTAA
- a CDS encoding beta-N-acetylhexosaminidase, whose protein sequence is MRCILFLSLFLFSGLINFAQEQCPLIPKPLEAVKTNEGFVLNKYTGLIVDVPELKDAGTYLQQQLLRLKQLPVGRASSSKNTIRLSIKKTSKADESYELIIAKEGITVTGNSLAGVTNGVSSLLQLIVLQKTENGDLHLSGWKIKDAPAYGWRGFMLDESRHFMGKEKVKQLLDWMALYKLNRFHWHLTDEPGWRIEIKRYPKLALLGGLGNYTNPTAAAAYYTQEDIEELVHYAALRNITVIPEIDMPGHATAANRAYPQYSGGGNTQHPDFTFDPGNERTYGYLTNILREVNVLFPSGMLHLGGDEVSFGTDKWLQNEGIKKLMQQHAIKDLKGVEHYFMERMADSVFSMHARLLAWDEMADLNLPKDKTIIFWWRHDKPGQLKMALDKGYRTVICPRLPYYFDFVQDSAHRMGRKWGKGFASLPDVYNYKVTTVVTDKRQQAQVLGIQANLWTETVTNLNRMDYMVFPRIAALAEAAWTKNELKNYDAFTVRLKEQLPLYRADDIYFYNPFNPAEIPEPVFFRKDTRNLSAQEN, encoded by the coding sequence ATGCGCTGTATTCTTTTTTTATCCCTGTTTTTATTTTCCGGGCTTATAAATTTTGCCCAGGAGCAATGTCCCCTCATCCCCAAGCCCCTGGAAGCGGTCAAAACAAATGAAGGCTTTGTTTTAAATAAGTACACCGGTCTTATTGTTGATGTCCCTGAGCTGAAGGATGCCGGCACTTATCTGCAACAGCAACTGCTACGATTAAAACAGTTGCCGGTGGGCCGCGCCAGCAGTTCAAAAAATACTATACGCCTTTCTATAAAAAAGACTTCGAAGGCAGATGAGTCCTATGAACTGATTATTGCAAAAGAAGGCATTACGGTTACCGGTAATTCATTAGCGGGTGTTACCAATGGCGTTTCCAGTCTGCTTCAGCTCATCGTTCTTCAAAAAACGGAAAACGGAGACCTGCACCTTTCCGGTTGGAAAATCAAAGACGCTCCTGCCTATGGCTGGCGTGGCTTTATGCTGGATGAATCGCGGCATTTTATGGGAAAGGAAAAAGTAAAGCAGTTGTTAGACTGGATGGCCCTGTACAAGCTGAATCGGTTTCATTGGCACCTTACCGATGAACCGGGCTGGCGTATTGAAATAAAACGCTATCCAAAGCTGGCCTTGCTGGGCGGGCTGGGCAATTATACCAACCCAACTGCTGCCGCCGCTTATTATACACAGGAAGATATTGAAGAGCTGGTGCACTATGCGGCTTTGCGGAATATTACCGTGATCCCTGAAATTGATATGCCGGGCCACGCAACGGCTGCAAACCGGGCCTATCCGCAATACAGTGGCGGCGGCAATACACAGCACCCGGATTTTACTTTTGACCCCGGGAATGAACGAACCTACGGGTACCTGACCAATATTTTACGGGAAGTGAATGTGTTGTTCCCCTCCGGAATGTTGCATTTGGGCGGTGATGAAGTAAGTTTTGGTACCGATAAATGGCTGCAAAACGAAGGCATAAAAAAGCTGATGCAACAGCATGCCATAAAAGACCTGAAAGGAGTAGAGCATTATTTTATGGAGCGAATGGCTGATTCGGTATTCAGCATGCATGCGCGCCTGCTTGCCTGGGATGAAATGGCGGATCTGAATCTGCCCAAAGATAAAACGATTATTTTCTGGTGGCGGCACGATAAACCCGGGCAATTGAAAATGGCTCTTGATAAAGGATACCGGACGGTGATCTGCCCCCGGCTGCCTTATTATTTTGATTTTGTGCAGGACAGTGCACATCGGATGGGGCGAAAGTGGGGGAAGGGATTTGCGTCGTTGCCGGATGTGTATAACTATAAGGTGACCACCGTTGTAACAGATAAAAGACAGCAGGCGCAGGTATTGGGTATACAGGCAAATTTATGGACGGAAACCGTAACCAATTTAAACCGCATGGATTATATGGTGTTTCCACGTATTGCGGCTCTGGCGGAAGCTGCCTGGACAAAAAATGAGCTGAAAAATTATGATGCATTCACCGTACGGTTAAAGGAACAACTGCCTTTATACAGGGCTGACGATATTTATTTTTACAACCCGTTTAATCCTGCAGAGATCCCTGAACCGGTCTTTTTTAGGAAAGACACCCGGAACCTGTCGGCGCAGGAGAATTGA
- a CDS encoding DUF1345 domain-containing protein gives MQNKPPFRATILHRLRAIHRFFLSTIAGLLIGFAASRFTLPLMMDILIGWIFFCISYLSICWYVIYTTPHEYIVKKAAIEDGGRAFVFIFILITCFACLGTVLSIIVNARQHNLSKFLWMPVSIGGIILSWLLVHTIYIFHYAHLYYQGGSAGSGLRFPEDNKPNYLDFAYYSLCMGCTFQVSDVDTTSKKLRYVTMYHGLISFALNTFLVALTINIISGMIN, from the coding sequence ATGCAAAATAAGCCTCCTTTCCGGGCCACCATCCTTCACCGGTTGCGTGCCATACACCGTTTTTTTCTCTCCACTATTGCAGGCCTCCTTATTGGCTTTGCGGCCAGCAGGTTCACATTACCCCTGATGATGGACATTTTGATTGGCTGGATCTTTTTTTGCATCAGTTATCTTTCCATATGCTGGTATGTGATCTACACCACACCGCATGAATATATTGTAAAAAAAGCCGCTATTGAAGACGGAGGCCGGGCCTTTGTTTTCATTTTTATCCTGATCACCTGTTTCGCCTGCCTGGGCACGGTATTGAGCATTATCGTTAATGCAAGACAGCACAACCTCAGCAAATTCCTGTGGATGCCGGTATCCATTGGCGGCATCATTTTGTCCTGGTTATTGGTGCATACCATTTATATTTTTCATTATGCCCATCTTTATTACCAGGGCGGATCCGCCGGCAGCGGTCTGCGTTTCCCGGAAGATAACAAACCCAACTATCTTGATTTTGCTTATTACTCGCTTTGTATGGGGTGCACCTTCCAGGTCTCCGATGTGGATACTACCTCTAAAAAATTAAGGTATGTGACCATGTACCATGGCCTTATTTCTTTTGCGCTTAATACGTTCCTGGTGGCGCTTACCATTAATATTATTTCGGGGATGATTAACTGA
- a CDS encoding MFS transporter, which yields MSASKQASIFSLIVVVAALGYFVDIYDLLIFSIIRIPSLKELGLSAEQIKTDGELILSAQMAGLLLGGILWGILGDRKGRAKVLFGSIFIYSIANICNGFVHSIPQYVLVRFLAGIGLAGELGAGITLVAESLPKDKRGLGTAVVAGFGVLGAAVAFFIKEAFHWRTCYFIGGGLGIVLLLLRISALESGMYHEMSKTASKKGAFFMFFSSWERFTKYLKSVLIGLPTWLVIGILITFSSEFGKQFGIAEDIDPGKSVMYAYIGLAIGDVGIGLISQWLKSRKKALYIFYVFTIISIVLYFTLQWNGTASGMYTLCFLMGFSIGFWAVFVTVGAEQFGTNLRATAATTVPNFVRGLLPAMLFIFKEIRSLNGVGYVNGAIITSIIVMAVSTAAVITLPETFHKDLDYEEA from the coding sequence ATGAGCGCTTCCAAACAGGCATCAATATTTAGTCTGATTGTAGTTGTTGCAGCCCTGGGTTATTTTGTCGACATTTATGATCTGTTGATATTTAGTATCATTCGCATCCCCAGTTTAAAGGAGCTGGGGTTATCTGCAGAGCAGATCAAAACCGATGGCGAACTGATCCTTTCTGCGCAAATGGCAGGATTATTATTGGGCGGCATTCTCTGGGGCATCCTGGGCGACCGCAAAGGACGCGCTAAAGTATTATTCGGATCGATCTTCATTTATTCTATTGCTAATATTTGCAACGGTTTTGTGCACTCAATACCGCAATATGTGCTGGTGCGGTTCCTTGCAGGCATTGGACTGGCAGGAGAATTGGGCGCCGGCATCACCCTGGTGGCAGAATCGCTTCCTAAAGACAAGCGTGGGCTGGGAACGGCTGTGGTGGCGGGTTTTGGGGTATTGGGCGCTGCGGTAGCCTTCTTCATAAAAGAAGCCTTCCATTGGCGCACCTGCTATTTTATTGGCGGCGGGCTGGGTATTGTGTTGCTCTTGCTGCGGATCTCCGCCCTGGAATCGGGGATGTACCACGAAATGAGCAAGACGGCATCAAAAAAAGGCGCTTTCTTCATGTTCTTTAGCAGTTGGGAACGTTTTACCAAATACCTGAAGAGTGTTTTAATTGGGCTGCCCACCTGGCTGGTCATCGGGATACTGATCACTTTCAGCAGTGAATTTGGCAAGCAGTTTGGCATAGCAGAAGATATTGACCCTGGGAAATCAGTGATGTATGCCTATATCGGTTTAGCTATTGGCGATGTGGGCATTGGCCTGATCAGCCAGTGGCTCAAAAGCCGGAAAAAAGCACTTTATATTTTTTATGTGTTTACTATTATTTCCATCGTTCTTTATTTTACGCTGCAATGGAATGGAACGGCTTCCGGTATGTATACCCTGTGTTTTTTAATGGGGTTCAGTATTGGTTTTTGGGCCGTTTTTGTAACAGTAGGAGCAGAACAATTTGGCACCAACCTGCGGGCTACGGCGGCCACAACCGTTCCCAATTTTGTGCGGGGGCTGCTGCCGGCCATGCTTTTTATCTTTAAGGAGATCCGCTCGCTGAATGGTGTGGGCTATGTAAACGGGGCTATTATAACTTCTATCATTGTGATGGCGGTGTCAACGGCTGCCGTTATAACCTTGCCGGAAACCTTTCATAAAGACCTGGATTACGAAGAGGCTTAA
- the aroQ gene encoding type II 3-dehydroquinate dehydratase gives MKIAIINGPNLNLLGQREPGIYGSSSFEDFFNELKKKYTAIQFYYFQSNIEGELVSALQQYGFGYDGIILNPAAYTHTSVAIGDAIAAIKTPVIEVHISNVHAREAFRHLSHVSAKVAGSIIGLGLKGYELALTYFIDSKK, from the coding sequence ATGAAGATAGCAATCATTAACGGCCCCAACCTGAACCTGCTTGGACAGCGGGAACCGGGTATTTATGGCAGTTCCAGCTTTGAGGATTTTTTTAACGAGCTGAAAAAAAAATATACTGCCATACAGTTCTACTATTTTCAAAGCAATATTGAAGGAGAGCTGGTGAGTGCGTTGCAGCAATATGGATTCGGCTATGATGGTATTATTTTAAATCCCGCTGCCTATACCCACACATCAGTTGCCATCGGGGATGCCATTGCCGCAATAAAAACCCCGGTGATTGAAGTACATATCAGCAATGTGCATGCCCGGGAAGCCTTCCGGCATTTATCGCACGTGAGCGCAAAGGTAGCCGGCAGTATTATCGGGCTGGGATTAAAAGGCTATGAACTGGCCCTAACCTATTTCATCGATTCTAAAAAATAA
- a CDS encoding acyl-CoA thioesterase encodes MAKNPADSLIVMTELVLPNDTNTFGNLMGGRLMYWMDIAAALSAQKHANLPVVTASVDNISFENPIKLGNSVHIEAKVTRAFNSSMEVHMMVHGEDLVNRYRYKSNEAYYTFVGLDPFGKPAAVPALEPVTEAELRLFEGALRRRQLRLILGGKMKPNDAAELKALFQL; translated from the coding sequence ATGGCAAAAAACCCTGCGGACAGCTTAATTGTGATGACTGAATTAGTGTTACCCAACGATACCAATACTTTTGGTAATCTTATGGGGGGGCGATTGATGTACTGGATGGATATTGCCGCCGCCCTTTCGGCTCAAAAACATGCGAACCTGCCGGTGGTTACGGCTTCTGTTGACAATATATCTTTTGAGAACCCGATCAAACTTGGCAATTCGGTTCATATTGAGGCAAAAGTTACCCGGGCCTTTAATTCTTCAATGGAAGTGCATATGATGGTGCACGGCGAAGACCTGGTGAACCGGTATCGTTATAAAAGCAATGAGGCCTATTATACCTTTGTGGGGCTCGACCCTTTTGGCAAACCGGCGGCCGTTCCTGCGCTGGAACCCGTTACTGAAGCCGAGCTCCGGCTTTTTGAAGGCGCTCTACGCCGCCGGCAATTACGATTGATACTGGGCGGCAAAATGAAACCCAATGATGCCGCAGAGTTAAAAGCGCTGTTTCAGCTATAG
- a CDS encoding proline dehydrogenase family protein — MQDKSAPVSFDNTEFAFKYKTDKELRKARLLFALMGQPALVQVGTRLTPWAIKNKLPIKGMVRNTIFKQFVGGETLEETAKVAQKLGQYNVKVILDYGVEGGEDGDREYDHAADEFIKVIDYAATQPNIPFMSVKVTGFSRFSLLEKIDREMNRATGTLIKRYLYVLEQLNKEEKEEWHRVRLRLLRICERAAEKNVGVLIDAEETWIQDPVDALTILMSDSFNKTKAVIYNTVQLYRHDRLQFLKDCYEAAAERGFILAVKLVRGAYMEKERARAQAQGYPSPIQPDKQTTDKDYDTGIRFCLERLDRIALIVASHNEKSNLEAVMFLYKNNLPLNHPHVHFSQLYGMSDNITFNLATAGCSVSKYLPFGPIDDVVPYLMRRAQENTSVKGQTGRELGLIQTELKRRRG; from the coding sequence ATGCAAGACAAAAGCGCACCCGTATCGTTTGATAACACAGAATTCGCATTTAAATACAAAACCGATAAAGAGCTCCGTAAGGCCAGGTTGCTGTTTGCCCTAATGGGCCAGCCGGCATTGGTGCAGGTGGGTACAAGGTTGACCCCCTGGGCGATAAAAAACAAGCTGCCCATAAAAGGAATGGTACGGAATACCATTTTCAAACAATTTGTTGGCGGCGAAACATTGGAAGAAACTGCAAAAGTGGCTCAAAAACTGGGGCAGTACAACGTAAAAGTAATCCTGGATTATGGCGTGGAAGGTGGGGAAGACGGCGACCGCGAATATGATCATGCGGCAGATGAGTTTATAAAAGTGATCGATTATGCGGCCACACAGCCCAATATCCCTTTTATGAGCGTAAAAGTTACGGGGTTCTCCCGTTTTTCTTTGCTGGAAAAAATTGACCGGGAAATGAATAGGGCTACCGGCACGCTGATCAAACGTTATCTGTATGTGCTGGAACAGTTAAATAAAGAAGAAAAAGAAGAATGGCACAGGGTGCGTTTACGGCTGTTGCGTATTTGCGAACGGGCTGCTGAGAAAAATGTGGGCGTGCTGATCGATGCCGAAGAAACCTGGATCCAGGATCCCGTAGATGCGTTAACGATTCTGATGTCGGATTCTTTTAATAAAACCAAAGCAGTCATTTATAATACAGTGCAATTGTACCGGCACGATCGCCTGCAGTTTTTAAAAGATTGTTATGAGGCCGCAGCGGAGCGGGGCTTTATACTGGCGGTAAAGCTGGTACGAGGTGCTTATATGGAAAAAGAACGCGCGCGCGCACAGGCCCAGGGATATCCCTCACCCATTCAGCCGGATAAACAAACTACGGATAAAGACTATGATACCGGTATAAGATTCTGCCTGGAACGACTGGATCGCATTGCATTGATCGTTGCCAGCCATAATGAAAAAAGTAATCTTGAAGCGGTAATGTTCCTTTATAAAAATAATCTTCCACTGAACCATCCGCACGTACATTTCAGTCAGCTTTATGGCATGAGCGATAACATTACCTTTAATCTCGCTACCGCCGGTTGCAGTGTAAGCAAATACCTGCCTTTCGGACCTATTGATGATGTGGTGCCTTACCTGATGCGGCGCGCGCAGGAAAATACATCTGTTAAAGGACAAACAGGGCGGGAGCTGGGACTGATCCAGACCGAGCTTAAAAGACGGAGAGGATGA